The following are encoded together in the Chloroflexota bacterium genome:
- a CDS encoding DEAD/DEAH box helicase, with protein MTTSSIAPTNLVDGLCPTVRDWFVERFGAPTDAQAAGWPPIMSGRDTLLAAPTGSGKTLAAFMAGIDRLVRAAEAGALEAETSIVYVSPLKALSNDIQRNLEEPLEGIRRRAVADGREPPPIRTGLRTGDTPANERQQLVRRPPHILITTPESLYLMVTAQRSRETLRRVTTVIVDEIHALARDRRGSHLALTLARLDHIADARPQRVGLSATQRPIEGIARFLTGVDPDAAPRSCDIVDLGHQRDLELAIEVPPTDLEAVAPGEQWGEIYDRLAELVSAHRTTLVFVNTRKLSERVAHNLAERLGDEAVASHHGSLSKERRHRVEQRLKSGDLKALVATASLELGIDIGSIDLVCQIGSPRSIATFVQRIGRSGHALGLRPHGRIFPTTRDELIEAAALIRAVRAGRLDRIQVPQAPRDVLAQQIVAESACEDWSEPDLFDLMRTAHPFADLPRDDFDEIVEMLARGIGEGAGRSPPLIHRDRINGIVRGRRGARLAAITNGGTIPELGDYQVVAEPDDAVVGSVNEDFAMESMAGDIFLLGSTSWRIRRVEQSTVRVVDAQGAPPTIPFWLGEAPGRTRELSQEVGQLRRDIADGLDDPSGVHERLQQECALSPTAAAQMIDYVRATRDGLGLVPSDRDVVYERFFDDSGGMQLVVHAPFGQRVNRAWGLALRKRFCVRFDFELQAAANDDAILLSLGPQHSFPLEETFRYVTSRNVAKSLRQAILYVPLFPTRWRWNVTRALAVPRQRGGKRVPPFLQRMKSDDLLAAVFPEQVGCQENVTGPLEIPDHPLIEQTVRDCLTEAMALPELVRILEQIEAGEIRLHARDTVEPSPMAHEIVSGKPYTYLDDAPIEERRTRAVSLRRALPESARDLGQLDADAIARVAEEAWPDPRNAEEVHDALLSLVAVAEPVVGDWIDWLHELRTAGRALQFPVGDAVLWAAAEHLPALRLLYPESSVPEVRLPPHAELPVDDREAARRLLLRGHSEVLGPFTAEELAGRTGLLAEDVARGLAQLEAGGFALRGQFTPGRGHEEFCDRRLLARMHRATLDRLRRAIDPVSAQDYMRFLIEWQGLGPGGRFEGRAGLRTAIQRLQGFEAPVAAWESVLLPSRVRDFQPSWLDELCLSGEVAWGRLSQPRPNADGDAPITGYTLAATRATPITLVPRRDLPLLLAAARGADGGEAEPPTVGAGGEIHRLLEARGALFFDEIAASLRRLPTDVEEGLRALIGGGWVASDGFHGVRALAGRRRRGGWRRRGGRHGLGPSASPPGRWSLLAAAPTDEAMADDLAERVAHVMLGRYGVVFRDLRRREAFTLPWRDVLRALRRLEARGAVRGGRFVTGFVGEQYALPEAVTALRRHRAEAPNGERVRISAVDPLNLTGIVTPGERLPAYPGRSIELIDGLPSVEHDAVAR; from the coding sequence GTGACGACTTCCTCGATCGCTCCAACGAACCTGGTCGATGGGCTGTGTCCCACCGTGCGGGACTGGTTCGTCGAGCGCTTTGGGGCGCCGACGGATGCGCAGGCGGCTGGGTGGCCCCCGATCATGAGCGGGCGCGACACGCTTCTGGCCGCGCCGACCGGCTCGGGCAAGACGCTGGCCGCCTTCATGGCCGGGATCGATCGCCTGGTGCGGGCGGCGGAGGCCGGCGCTCTGGAGGCCGAAACCTCGATCGTCTACGTATCGCCGTTGAAGGCGCTGAGCAACGACATCCAGCGCAATCTCGAGGAGCCGCTGGAGGGCATCCGCCGGCGCGCCGTCGCGGATGGTCGTGAGCCGCCGCCAATTCGGACCGGCTTGCGCACGGGCGATACGCCCGCCAACGAGCGGCAGCAGCTGGTGCGCCGGCCGCCGCACATCCTCATCACCACGCCCGAGTCGCTCTATCTGATGGTCACCGCGCAGCGCAGCCGCGAAACGCTGCGCCGCGTGACCACCGTCATCGTCGACGAGATCCACGCCCTGGCCCGCGACCGCCGCGGCTCGCACCTGGCCCTCACGCTGGCGCGCTTGGATCACATCGCCGACGCGCGGCCGCAGCGGGTTGGGCTCTCTGCCACGCAGCGGCCCATCGAGGGCATCGCGCGCTTCCTGACCGGCGTCGACCCGGATGCCGCGCCGCGGTCCTGCGACATCGTGGACCTCGGCCACCAGCGCGACCTCGAGCTGGCGATCGAGGTCCCGCCCACCGACCTGGAAGCCGTGGCGCCGGGCGAGCAGTGGGGCGAAATCTACGACCGCCTGGCTGAGTTGGTGAGCGCGCACCGCACGACGCTGGTGTTCGTCAACACGCGCAAGCTGTCCGAGCGGGTGGCGCACAACCTGGCCGAGCGGCTGGGCGACGAGGCGGTGGCCAGCCACCACGGCAGCCTCTCCAAGGAGCGCCGCCACCGGGTCGAGCAACGCCTGAAGTCCGGCGACCTCAAGGCCCTGGTGGCCACGGCCTCGCTGGAGCTTGGCATCGACATCGGCAGCATCGACCTGGTGTGCCAGATCGGATCGCCCCGGAGCATCGCGACGTTCGTGCAGCGCATCGGGCGCTCGGGTCACGCCCTTGGCCTGCGTCCCCACGGGCGAATCTTCCCGACGACGCGCGACGAGCTGATCGAGGCCGCGGCGCTCATCCGGGCGGTGCGCGCGGGCCGGCTGGACCGCATTCAGGTGCCCCAGGCGCCGCGCGACGTGCTGGCGCAGCAGATCGTGGCCGAAAGCGCCTGCGAGGACTGGTCGGAACCCGACCTGTTCGATCTCATGCGCACCGCCCACCCATTCGCGGACCTGCCGCGGGACGACTTCGATGAGATCGTGGAGATGCTCGCCCGTGGCATCGGCGAAGGCGCCGGCCGGTCCCCGCCGCTGATTCATCGTGATCGGATCAACGGCATCGTGCGGGGACGGAGGGGCGCCCGCCTCGCCGCCATCACCAACGGCGGGACCATTCCGGAGTTAGGCGACTACCAAGTCGTGGCCGAGCCCGACGACGCCGTGGTGGGCTCGGTGAATGAGGACTTCGCCATGGAGAGCATGGCGGGCGACATCTTCCTGTTGGGCAGTACCTCGTGGCGCATTCGCCGCGTGGAGCAGAGCACCGTGCGGGTCGTCGACGCCCAGGGAGCGCCGCCCACGATTCCGTTCTGGCTGGGCGAGGCCCCGGGTCGAACGCGCGAGCTTTCGCAGGAAGTCGGTCAACTGCGCCGCGACATTGCGGACGGCCTCGACGATCCATCAGGCGTGCACGAGCGACTGCAACAGGAATGCGCGCTTTCCCCGACGGCAGCGGCGCAGATGATCGACTACGTCCGCGCCACCCGTGACGGGCTGGGCCTGGTGCCGTCCGATCGTGACGTGGTGTACGAACGGTTCTTCGACGATTCGGGCGGCATGCAACTGGTGGTGCACGCGCCATTCGGCCAGCGCGTCAACCGGGCCTGGGGCCTCGCGCTGCGCAAGCGCTTCTGCGTGCGCTTCGACTTCGAGCTGCAGGCGGCGGCCAACGACGACGCCATCCTGCTGTCGCTCGGCCCACAGCACTCGTTTCCGCTCGAGGAGACCTTTCGCTACGTCACGTCGCGCAACGTGGCCAAGTCGCTCCGGCAAGCCATTCTCTACGTACCGCTCTTTCCGACCCGCTGGCGCTGGAACGTCACGCGAGCCCTGGCGGTGCCGCGCCAGCGCGGCGGGAAGCGGGTGCCGCCGTTTCTACAGCGCATGAAGTCGGACGATCTCCTGGCCGCCGTGTTCCCCGAGCAGGTCGGCTGCCAGGAAAACGTCACCGGGCCGCTCGAGATTCCGGATCATCCGCTGATCGAGCAAACGGTGCGGGACTGCCTCACGGAGGCGATGGCCTTGCCGGAGCTCGTGCGCATCCTCGAGCAGATCGAAGCTGGTGAGATTCGCCTGCACGCGCGAGACACCGTCGAGCCCTCGCCCATGGCCCACGAGATCGTGAGCGGCAAGCCCTACACCTACCTCGATGACGCGCCCATCGAGGAACGGCGCACGCGTGCCGTGAGCCTGCGCCGGGCGCTGCCCGAAAGCGCGCGCGACCTCGGCCAGCTGGACGCCGACGCCATCGCACGGGTGGCGGAAGAAGCGTGGCCCGATCCCCGCAATGCGGAGGAGGTGCACGACGCGCTGCTGAGTTTGGTAGCGGTTGCCGAACCGGTCGTCGGCGATTGGATCGACTGGCTCCACGAGCTGCGCACGGCCGGCCGCGCGCTCCAGTTCCCCGTCGGTGACGCGGTCCTGTGGGCGGCGGCGGAGCACCTGCCGGCCTTGCGGCTGCTGTACCCCGAGTCGTCCGTGCCGGAGGTGCGGCTGCCTCCGCATGCCGAGCTTCCGGTCGACGACCGCGAAGCGGCCCGCCGGCTCCTGCTCCGGGGCCATTCCGAAGTCCTGGGTCCGTTCACCGCGGAAGAGCTTGCCGGGCGCACGGGACTGCTCGCCGAGGACGTGGCGCGTGGATTGGCGCAGCTTGAGGCGGGTGGCTTCGCGCTGCGCGGACAGTTCACGCCGGGCCGGGGCCACGAGGAGTTTTGCGATCGGCGTCTGCTGGCCCGCATGCACCGCGCCACGCTCGATCGGCTGCGACGCGCCATCGACCCCGTGTCGGCGCAGGACTACATGCGCTTCCTCATCGAATGGCAGGGGCTGGGGCCCGGCGGTCGGTTCGAGGGCCGCGCGGGCCTGCGCACCGCCATCCAGCGGCTGCAGGGATTCGAAGCGCCGGTGGCCGCGTGGGAGAGCGTGCTGCTTCCCAGCCGCGTGCGGGACTTCCAGCCCAGCTGGCTCGACGAGCTGTGCCTGAGCGGCGAGGTGGCCTGGGGCCGCCTGTCGCAACCGCGCCCAAACGCCGACGGCGACGCGCCGATCACCGGCTACACCCTGGCCGCCACGCGCGCGACGCCAATCACCCTGGTGCCGCGTCGAGACCTACCGCTGCTGCTGGCGGCCGCACGCGGCGCAGACGGCGGGGAGGCCGAGCCCCCGACGGTCGGCGCCGGGGGTGAGATCCATCGGCTGCTCGAAGCCCGCGGCGCGCTGTTCTTCGACGAAATCGCCGCGTCCCTCCGGCGCTTACCGACCGATGTTGAAGAGGGGCTGCGGGCCCTCATCGGCGGCGGCTGGGTCGCTTCCGACGGCTTCCACGGCGTGCGCGCGCTGGCCGGTCGGCGCCGCCGCGGTGGCTGGCGGCGGCGCGGCGGCCGGCATGGCTTGGGCCCCTCGGCCTCGCCACCCGGCCGTTGGTCGCTGCTGGCAGCCGCTCCCACCGACGAAGCCATGGCCGACGACCTGGCCGAGCGCGTGGCGCACGTGATGCTGGGGCGTTACGGCGTGGTCTTCCGCGATCTGCGCCGGCGCGAGGCGTTCACGCTGCCCTGGCGGGACGTGCTCCGCGCCCTCCGCCGCCTCGAAGCCCGCGGCGCCGTCCGCGGCGGCCGGTTCGTGACGGGATTCGTCGGCGAGCAATACGCCCTCCCCGAGGCCGTGACCGCCCTGCGCCGCCACCGGGCCGAGGCCCCGAACGGCGAGCGCGTCCGGATCAGCGCCGTGGACCCGCTGAACTTGACCGGCATCGTCACGCCCGGCGAGCGGCTGCCGGCCTATCCCGGACGCTCAATCGAGCTGATCGACGGCCTGCCGTCCGTGGAGCACGACGCCGTCGCGCGCTGA
- a CDS encoding exonuclease domain-containing protein, whose protein sequence is MTAADGPARPRRSALVEAAIGELTEADRPLSLRHLARAVLHVESKAAAVATRALEPLLLEDDRLRQASAGQWELAAWRHRAEDLSDAEFVIFDIETNGGRGGRHRVLEIGAERVCGGTVVGTFETLVRIPGRVSKFITRYTGVTDEMLVDAPPIERVLDDFREFQSGAVLVAHNLPTDLGYLNREAVWGQRPLFPGDGLDTMELMQVLMPEAEVSGLADALELLGEQESPRHRALPDARATHRLFAALMDRARARGVTTVEALRALGAEGGPEGPMPQRAKELARWASRNLPPSPGAYVFRDSSGRALYVGKTVSLQRRVRAHFTTSHSFVRQRADMLPRIDHIDWEVTGSELRALLREAELIGELSPVYNVQRQRRASRLLVHVGPAAAVVINTASTMRGESGDYVGPFPTARDARLAAQAARRLLDLPARGACAVEPWRRAAALAYLRSGREAAIAVVTDADAPAEERESIVRRLRRSRAERLPLAGGLGGERVVVVDSGRRPGDAEIALIADGRIARHVVLTRPRRGAVRRALQDLLKPRQSDASVSDDHRNIVIAWLHARAGRDEFLPAPPGGPDRELVEQVWERVRRAAHG, encoded by the coding sequence GTGACCGCGGCGGACGGACCGGCTCGTCCGCGGCGCAGCGCGCTCGTTGAGGCCGCCATCGGCGAGCTCACCGAAGCCGATCGCCCGCTGTCGCTGCGACATCTGGCTCGGGCGGTGCTGCACGTCGAGTCCAAGGCCGCGGCCGTGGCGACTCGGGCGCTCGAGCCGCTCTTGCTCGAGGACGACCGGCTGCGACAGGCCTCGGCGGGGCAGTGGGAGCTGGCCGCGTGGCGGCACCGCGCCGAGGACCTCAGCGACGCGGAATTCGTGATCTTCGACATCGAGACGAACGGCGGACGCGGGGGGCGGCACCGGGTCCTCGAAATCGGCGCCGAACGCGTGTGCGGCGGAACGGTCGTCGGGACGTTCGAGACCCTCGTCCGCATTCCCGGTCGCGTTTCCAAGTTCATCACGCGCTACACGGGCGTCACCGACGAGATGCTGGTTGACGCGCCGCCGATCGAGCGAGTGCTGGACGACTTCCGCGAGTTCCAATCCGGCGCGGTGCTCGTCGCGCACAACCTGCCGACCGACTTGGGCTATCTCAACCGCGAGGCCGTGTGGGGCCAGCGCCCGCTCTTTCCCGGCGACGGTCTCGACACCATGGAGCTGATGCAGGTGCTGATGCCGGAGGCCGAAGTCTCCGGCCTGGCGGACGCGCTGGAGCTGCTTGGCGAACAAGAATCGCCCCGCCACCGCGCGCTGCCGGACGCCCGGGCCACGCATCGCCTGTTCGCCGCGCTGATGGACCGGGCGCGCGCTCGCGGCGTCACCACCGTCGAGGCGCTGCGCGCGCTGGGCGCGGAGGGTGGACCGGAGGGACCGATGCCCCAGCGGGCCAAGGAGCTGGCCCGCTGGGCCTCGCGCAATCTGCCGCCGTCTCCCGGCGCCTATGTGTTTCGCGATTCGTCTGGTCGAGCGCTCTACGTCGGCAAGACCGTCTCGCTCCAGCGCCGCGTTCGGGCCCACTTCACCACGTCGCACAGCTTCGTGCGCCAACGCGCCGACATGCTGCCGCGAATCGATCACATTGATTGGGAGGTCACAGGATCGGAGCTGCGCGCGCTGCTGCGCGAGGCGGAGCTCATCGGGGAACTGTCCCCCGTCTACAACGTGCAGCGCCAACGCCGCGCCTCGCGGCTCCTGGTCCACGTCGGTCCGGCCGCGGCGGTGGTCATCAACACCGCATCGACGATGCGGGGCGAGTCCGGCGACTACGTGGGGCCGTTCCCCACGGCGCGGGACGCGCGGCTCGCCGCGCAGGCCGCGCGCCGGCTGCTCGACTTGCCGGCTCGGGGCGCGTGCGCCGTGGAACCCTGGCGGCGGGCCGCGGCGTTGGCCTATCTGCGCAGTGGCCGTGAGGCGGCGATTGCCGTCGTCACCGATGCCGACGCTCCCGCCGAGGAGCGGGAGTCGATCGTGCGCCGGTTGCGACGATCCCGCGCCGAGCGTCTGCCCCTTGCCGGTGGGCTTGGGGGCGAGCGGGTCGTGGTGGTGGACAGCGGTCGTCGGCCCGGCGATGCGGAGATTGCGCTCATTGCCGATGGCCGGATCGCGCGGCACGTCGTGCTGACGCGCCCGCGTCGCGGTGCGGTTCGCCGCGCGCTGCAGGACCTTCTGAAGCCCCGTCAGTCCGATGCGTCCGTGTCAGACGACCATCGCAATATCGTCATCGCGTGGCTGCACGCCCGCGCCGGGCGGGACGAGTTCCTGCCGGCGCCGCCGGGTGGCCCGGATCGAGAGCTCGTCGAGCAGGTGTGGGAGCGCGTGCGGCGCGCGGCGCACGGTTAG
- a CDS encoding NAD(P)-dependent oxidoreductase — translation MRIGYIGLGKMGLPMATNLRAAGHDLIVHNRSRGKVDAFVTDGGTAADTPAEVAAQSDVVCLNVPLPQDSLEILLGENGAIETARDGQLWIDFGTNGPDTAQHCAAEAAGKGVGYLDAPVSGGPAGATAGTLAVFVGGTAEDWQAGQELLDIVGGNVQHFGPVGAGCVAKLANQMIIAGVRAANAEAYVLAVKNGIDPQQLFDTLMGAYAASRCMEVDMPGLVFPGDFEARFGVELLLKDLGLALELGRRSNVRLLATTLADQLYQEVRHKGLGDLDAAALIKPLEELAGVEVRSGDSA, via the coding sequence ATGCGAATTGGATATATCGGCCTCGGCAAGATGGGCCTTCCCATGGCGACGAATCTGCGGGCGGCGGGGCATGACTTGATCGTGCACAACCGTAGCCGCGGCAAGGTGGACGCCTTCGTCACGGACGGCGGCACGGCTGCCGACACGCCGGCGGAGGTCGCCGCGCAGTCGGACGTGGTGTGCCTGAACGTGCCGCTGCCGCAGGACTCTCTGGAGATCCTGCTGGGCGAAAACGGCGCCATCGAGACAGCCCGCGACGGCCAGCTTTGGATCGACTTTGGCACCAACGGCCCCGACACCGCGCAGCATTGCGCCGCCGAGGCCGCGGGCAAGGGCGTCGGCTACCTGGATGCTCCCGTGAGCGGCGGTCCGGCCGGCGCAACAGCGGGCACGCTGGCCGTATTCGTCGGCGGCACGGCCGAGGACTGGCAAGCCGGCCAGGAGCTGCTCGACATCGTGGGCGGCAACGTGCAGCACTTCGGCCCGGTGGGCGCGGGCTGCGTGGCCAAGCTGGCCAACCAGATGATTATCGCCGGGGTTCGCGCCGCCAACGCCGAGGCCTACGTGCTGGCGGTCAAGAACGGCATCGACCCACAGCAGCTCTTCGACACGCTGATGGGGGCCTACGCCGCCAGCCGCTGCATGGAAGTGGACATGCCGGGCCTGGTGTTTCCGGGCGACTTCGAGGCCCGATTCGGCGTCGAGCTGCTGCTCAAGGACCTGGGCCTCGCGCTGGAGTTGGGACGGCGGAGCAACGTGCGCCTGCTGGCGACGACGCTGGCCGACCAGCTCTACCAGGAGGTGCGCCACAAGGGGCTGGGCGACCTGGACGCGGCGGCGCTGATCAAGCCGCTCGAGGAGCTTGCGGGTGTGGAGGTTCGCTCCGGCGACTCCGCGTAG
- a CDS encoding redoxin family protein, producing MRWLGLAGALAAIAAIIAVILVVVQPPQAVSVAPAPDEPTTPEAAQTVTQAAPATPEAAPATPQVAAPASWAAPATPQATPQVAATVPVTAPPTPQAAATPEPSGPLAPEFVRVTQWLNSPALSLAELRGRVVLIDVWTFGCYNCRNTLPYLRDWHAKYASEGLQIVGVHTPEFEFEQIEANVREAMIRLNVTWPVAMDNNWGTWRAYKNRYWPRKYLVDQQGRIRYDVIGEGSYAEMERRIRELLAEGGASLDHIPVGGVDEGAPPAQTALFTGDSWDEGRFLSVEGAGGAARLGLRGGWVVESDRVRPDPDAGSTAWDATVVVTSGMANLAAAATAATPVLVKVTMDGAPVPEPLRGAHVFAGEDGATYVSIGKFGTYSLLRHGDGAPRELRLHTADAGLSLYTFVFGA from the coding sequence ATGCGTTGGCTAGGTCTGGCGGGCGCGCTCGCCGCCATTGCGGCGATCATCGCCGTCATCCTGGTCGTGGTGCAGCCGCCGCAGGCCGTCAGCGTGGCTCCCGCGCCGGACGAACCAACCACACCCGAGGCGGCGCAAACGGTGACACAGGCCGCGCCAGCCACGCCCGAGGCCGCGCCGGCCACGCCGCAAGTCGCAGCCCCTGCATCGTGGGCGGCGCCGGCCACACCGCAGGCGACGCCGCAGGTCGCAGCCACTGTGCCGGTGACGGCGCCGCCGACGCCCCAGGCCGCGGCAACGCCCGAGCCTTCGGGGCCCCTGGCGCCCGAGTTCGTGCGCGTCACCCAGTGGCTCAACAGCCCGGCGTTGAGCCTGGCCGAGTTGCGCGGCCGGGTGGTGCTGATCGATGTCTGGACGTTTGGCTGCTACAACTGCCGCAACACCCTGCCCTACCTCCGCGACTGGCACGCGAAGTACGCCTCGGAGGGCTTGCAGATCGTCGGCGTGCACACGCCCGAGTTCGAGTTCGAGCAGATCGAGGCCAACGTGCGCGAGGCCATGATTCGGCTGAACGTGACCTGGCCGGTGGCGATGGACAACAACTGGGGCACCTGGCGCGCGTACAAGAACCGCTATTGGCCGCGCAAATACCTGGTGGATCAGCAGGGCCGGATCCGGTACGACGTGATTGGTGAAGGGTCCTACGCCGAGATGGAGCGCCGCATTCGCGAGCTGCTTGCCGAGGGCGGAGCCTCGCTCGACCACATTCCGGTGGGCGGCGTGGACGAGGGCGCCCCGCCCGCGCAGACGGCGTTGTTCACGGGTGACTCGTGGGATGAAGGCCGGTTCCTGTCCGTCGAGGGCGCGGGTGGAGCGGCGCGGCTCGGGCTGCGCGGCGGCTGGGTCGTGGAGTCCGACCGCGTGCGGCCGGACCCGGACGCAGGCTCGACCGCCTGGGACGCGACCGTCGTCGTCACGTCGGGCATGGCAAACCTCGCCGCGGCGGCCACCGCGGCAACGCCGGTGCTCGTGAAGGTGACGATGGACGGTGCGCCCGTTCCGGAACCGCTGCGCGGCGCGCATGTCTTTGCCGGCGAGGACGGCGCGACCTACGTGTCGATTGGCAAGTTTGGCACCTACAGTCTGCTGCGCCACGGCGACGGCGCACCGCGTGAGCTGCGGCTGCACACCGCCGACGCCGGCCTGTCGCTCTATACCTTCGTCTTTGGGGCCTAG
- a CDS encoding phage holin family protein, translating into MTRELRYLLARFVTCFFAALAVAAFVPDGIAFPPEGTRDFWTTITAFAAVLALVNAYVRPVVDVLLKPVTCVLGVLTLGLSHVLVSAGVFWLAAQAVEAIEIRTVVGAVIGSIIVGVINMVGSVLLGGRKE; encoded by the coding sequence ATGACCCGCGAGCTGCGCTATCTGCTCGCGCGCTTCGTCACCTGCTTCTTCGCGGCGCTGGCCGTGGCGGCCTTTGTGCCCGACGGCATCGCGTTTCCGCCCGAGGGCACGCGCGACTTTTGGACCACGATCACGGCCTTTGCCGCCGTGCTCGCGCTGGTCAACGCGTACGTGCGCCCGGTGGTGGATGTGCTGCTCAAGCCGGTCACCTGCGTGCTGGGAGTTTTGACGCTGGGGCTTTCGCACGTGCTGGTCAGCGCGGGGGTCTTTTGGCTGGCGGCGCAGGCGGTGGAGGCCATCGAGATTCGCACCGTGGTCGGAGCGGTGATCGGTTCGATCATCGTCGGCGTGATCAACATGGTCGGGTCGGTGTTGCTCGGCGGGCGCAAGGAATGA
- a CDS encoding TIM barrel protein, whose amino-acid sequence MDRPPEAYMHVGIVHFMLHPELQSGDGPILESVEALATDGFFHALEVTHVNDDATRAELARRARTARLALGYGAHPALLLEKLDLSSADPDVRERGIEAMLRGVDEAHELDATLVGVLDGPNSAPATDDDVEPALDRLADSLKQICHHAARLGIWIALEQFDREIEKCSLLGPVELCIRVSEMVRADTPNFGLCLDLSHLPLLGEDPPTSVRKAADHIIQAHIGNCLISDRSHPQWGDQHPVFGEPGGVNDVPELTAFLEALFEIGYFEKDLPTAMPLVSFEMKPAPYQTTAEIIGNAKRTFGAAWARV is encoded by the coding sequence ATGGACCGACCACCCGAGGCCTACATGCACGTGGGCATCGTGCACTTCATGCTGCATCCGGAGCTGCAGAGCGGCGACGGGCCGATTCTCGAATCGGTCGAGGCGCTGGCCACCGACGGCTTCTTTCACGCCCTTGAGGTCACGCACGTCAACGACGATGCGACGCGTGCGGAGTTGGCCCGACGCGCGCGCACGGCCCGACTGGCGCTTGGCTACGGGGCGCACCCGGCGCTGCTGCTGGAGAAGCTCGATCTCTCATCGGCCGATCCCGACGTGCGGGAGCGAGGCATCGAGGCGATGCTGCGCGGCGTTGACGAGGCGCACGAGCTGGATGCCACGCTGGTCGGCGTGCTCGACGGCCCCAACTCGGCGCCGGCGACCGATGACGACGTTGAGCCGGCGCTGGACCGCCTGGCCGACTCGCTCAAGCAGATCTGCCACCACGCCGCCCGCTTGGGCATATGGATTGCGCTGGAGCAGTTCGACCGAGAAATCGAAAAGTGCTCGCTCCTGGGTCCCGTCGAGCTATGCATCCGGGTGAGCGAGATGGTTCGCGCCGACACGCCGAACTTCGGGCTCTGCCTGGACCTCAGCCATCTGCCGCTGCTCGGTGAGGACCCGCCGACATCCGTGCGGAAGGCGGCGGATCACATCATCCAAGCCCACATCGGCAATTGCCTGATCAGCGACCGCTCGCACCCGCAATGGGGCGACCAGCATCCGGTGTTCGGCGAGCCGGGTGGCGTGAACGACGTGCCGGAGCTCACGGCGTTCCTGGAGGCGCTGTTCGAGATCGGGTATTTCGAGAAGGACCTGCCGACGGCGATGCCGCTGGTCAGCTTCGAAATGAAGCCGGCGCCCTACCAGACCACGGCCGAAATCATCGGCAACGCCAAGCGCACGTTTGGCGCGGCGTGGGCGCGCGTCTGA
- a CDS encoding sulfite exporter TauE/SafE family protein — translation MDQTVNLAVAFGAGVASFIAPCTLALVPAYVLYLGGLTLSDGDGADARATRGATLRSVLAFTLGFTSVFVILGASLGALTQTLADHSVWLNRVGGALIIVLGLMALGLLRVPLAQRGFAFRPHVSSQLHVAGAFLVGGAFAVSWVPCVGPILGAILVLAATTASVGEGALLLLAYSLGMMLPFAAAGAFSGWTRALLQRHGHALTYATHAGGILLIALGIVVFTNLMPVIARYIPIGV, via the coding sequence GTGGATCAAACGGTCAACCTGGCGGTGGCATTCGGCGCCGGCGTGGCCTCGTTCATCGCGCCGTGCACGCTCGCCTTGGTGCCGGCCTACGTGCTCTATCTCGGCGGCCTCACGTTAAGCGACGGGGATGGGGCGGACGCGCGCGCGACCCGCGGCGCGACGCTGCGAAGCGTTCTGGCCTTCACGCTGGGTTTCACGTCCGTGTTCGTGATTCTCGGGGCTTCGCTTGGAGCGCTCACGCAGACGCTGGCCGACCATTCGGTGTGGCTGAACCGGGTGGGCGGCGCGCTGATCATCGTGCTGGGACTGATGGCCCTGGGGCTGCTGCGGGTTCCGCTGGCGCAGCGCGGCTTCGCATTCCGCCCGCACGTGTCCTCGCAGCTGCACGTGGCCGGGGCATTCCTGGTCGGCGGCGCCTTCGCCGTCAGTTGGGTTCCCTGCGTGGGACCCATCCTGGGGGCGATCCTGGTGCTGGCGGCCACCACGGCATCCGTTGGCGAGGGCGCCCTGCTGCTGCTGGCCTATTCGCTGGGCATGATGCTGCCGTTTGCCGCCGCCGGCGCATTCTCCGGCTGGACGCGTGCGCTGCTGCAGCGCCACGGCCACGCCCTGACCTACGCGACCCACGCGGGGGGCATTCTGCTCATCGCGCTGGGGATCGTGGTTTTCACGAATCTCATGCCCGTTATCGCCAGATATATCCCGATTGGCGTATGA